The window TGCCGGTGTTTCCGGACAGTTCACCGCCAATGGCCTCCGGGTCAGCCAGCCCCCTGCCCCGCCCAATGAAAGAGCGCCGGTCTGTTTCGTACAAAAAAGGCCCCTCGATGGCGGATTCAAATATCATGGAGTGTCCAGCCCACACCGGTTGGTCCTCAGGGTCCCTTGTCCTCCTCTGGGCCAGGAGATAGCCCTCCTCCTCGATGGCCTCCGTACGAACAAACAGCTTGTGGAAGGCAGGGTGCATCACGTCTGCCCCGTGGGGAGCCAGCGATAGCTCCGCAAAGCTGGTGACTTCCAGCGGTATCGTTTTCCCGGATCTGTTGATGAGCGTCACCCGACGGATCTCGGCGTCATCTTCAGGGCAGACAATAATCTCTGTCTCCGTTTCTATCCCTCTGTCAGATCGCCTGATCTCGATCCTGTCGAGGGTCATGCTCACAACGTAGTTGTCCGGTCTTCCCCCCACCGGATGCCATGATGTGCCCCATCTCTTGTCTGACTTGGTGTTCCTTATGTAACAGAAGGTTCCCCAGTTATCCCTGGTTGTATCCGCCCTCCACCTGGTGATATCCAATCCATTCCACCTGCTCCATCCGCCCCCGGCTGCGGTGACGAGTATGGAGTAGTCCCCGTTAGACAGCAGCTGGGTCTTGGGCCGGAGGGTGTGAGGAGTGTTAAATTTACTTTCCGCCGGGTAGATCTCGGCCGGGATCGCTCCAGAGGGATCCCTCTCTGTCCTGGGAATGCTATAAACCGGGGGTTTAAGTGGAATTCGCTCATAAAGCAGGGGCTCGGAAGCCTTGACCCGCACATCTGAGTGAAAACGTTCCTGCATGATCCTTTTGTTAAGCAGATTGTCGAGAGCGAGAAAACCCATGGCCTGGTGGTGAGCCATGAAGGTCCTGACGATCACCCCTTGTTCACCTTTTCGGATCCGTCGGCGGGAAAAATCGATGGACTCATAGAAACCGTAATCACCGAAAAGACCGTACTTCTCCAACCGCTCCAGGTTGGCCAGGGCGATACGCGGTTCGATCTGCAAGGCCAGAAGGGTTGCGTAGGGTGCCACCACCAGGTCCCCTTCAAGTCCCCGTTTGAGCCCCAGTCCGGGGACCCCGAAAGCCTTGTACTGGTAGATCCTGGAGGAGTCCAGGTCAGCGTAGGCGGATTCCGATATGCCCCAGGGTACCCCACGCTGCTGGCCGTACCGCATCTGGACCAGGACCGCTTCCCTGCAAGCCTGATCCAGCAGGGAGTTCTCATAGGTCTTCTGCATGAGCAGCGGCATGAGATACTCGAACATTGTCCCGCTCCAACTGAGCAGGACCTTGCGCCGTCCTAATGTACTGTAGGGCCGAGCCAGGGCATACCAGTGTTTGCTCGGCACGTCACCCTTGGCGATAGCTACAAAACTTGCAAGACGCGACTCACTGGCCAGCATGTCGTAATTGGAGCTGTCGAGTTTCTGGTCATTAATATTAAAACCTATATGAAAAAGACGCTTGCGAGTGTCATACAAAAAGCGGAAATTCATTTGCTGACCCAGATCACGTATCCGCTGAACAAGGTTATCAGCACGCTCCAAGGCCTCCCACGCCTGCCAAACCACCGGTGCGAGAAGATCCTTCAGGTGTTTTATCATTTCGCCTTTGGAACCTTCGGGCCCCTTTTCAAGACCCTCGAAAAAGGGCATTTTCTCTGCTGCCAACTGACGCATTGAGGGTGCAACTGAAAGGGTCTTTAACCTTTTTCCTCCATCCTCGCCAAAGAGCAGCTTCAGATCATCAATACTCAGATCAAACAATTCCGTAACCCAGCCGAGGTAGGTATCGGCAATTTCCAGCCAGGCCGCCAGCTGATCCTGAACACGGACAGCCCAATAGACAACCTCATTCACAGGATCAATAACTCCCGGATCCGCTATTATCTCAGCCGGAGCTTCTCCTTTCATTTGTTTAAGGGACAAAGCCAGACGATCAATCGGTTTCCGGGCCCGCCGGAGTCGATCCAGGGACGCCTTCAGGTCTTCGGGTTCAACTGTCAGGAGGTTCTCCAACGCTTTGGCGTCGCGCCTCATTTCCCCCCCGATCTTGGCGGTTTCCATGGAGGAAAGAAGGACCCTGACCGTATCGGCCAACCCCTTGAAAGCAACAGGTCCAAGGATCGGTTCATCACTTAAAGCCTCGATCCCGTGTTCCAGAGTCCAGAAGCAGGCCAGGAGGTTACCGCTGTCCACAGTGGATACATAGCGGGGTACAAGGGGATCCAGGGACAAAAGGTTGTACCAGTTAAGGAGGTGCCCCTCGTATTTTATAAGCTTCTCCAATGTAGAAACTGTGTGGGTGATCCGGCCTAACGACTCCTCGCCCGTTATGTATCCAAAGTCCCTCGCCCCAAGAACGCTCAACATATAAAGTCCGATGTTCGTAGGGCTGGTCCTGGGAGCCAGTTCGCCTACATGGGAAAGCTGATAGTTGTCCGAAGGAAGCCAGTTCGTTTCAGGGCCGACAAAGTCGTCGAAAGTTCTCCATGTTCTTCTCCCTATTTCCCTGAGCCTCATCTCCTCCCCGGGATTCAGGGAGGAGCCTGGAACAACACGGTCTTTCTTGTAACGCCACAGAATGAGAGGAGCTCCCAACCACGCGAAAATAAAGGGAGCACTTGAAATAAAGTTCCAGGGACCAACGATGAAAGAAAGTGTACCAAGCACCAGGGCAAGGACCGTTCCCGAAGCGATTTGGATCCTCATTGAACGGTTCCGTTCACGGGATGGATCCGCTGCCGCCTGGGCAGTGGTCCACTGAAGCAGATTTTTCCGACTGATCATCAATCGATAGAACACCCGGATGATGGCGTCGATGGCTATCCCCGTCCTGTGTAACATGAGCGCTGATTCAGCCCAACCCCTTTGCAGATCATGGCTGAAGTTGGACAGGGCCGTCCTCCGTACCTCCTTTTTCGATGTTACCCAGGAGGTCAATACCGCCAGACAACCTGAGAACTGTACAAAAATTACCAGGAGACCCGCTGCAGCACCCAGGATCGGCGAAGACATCCACGCTATTCCCAGCAAAAGGATCGATGACAGACTGACAAGAGATCGACGCAGGTTATCGAAGATCTTCCAGCGATTCAGGAGGGTCAGAGGGTTGTGAACAGTTTTACGTTTACCGGACAACACCCTTGAAAAGGCCCATCGGGCGATCTGCCAGTCACCGCAGATCCATCGATGTTCGCGAGTCGAATAGGAAATGTAGTCACCCGGAAAATCATCAAACAGCTCAATATCGCTGGCAAGACCCACCCTGGTGTAAGCACCCTCCACCAGGTCATGGGACAGAAGGCGGGCGTCCGGGAAACGCCCCGTCAGAACCTTGTGAAAAGCTCTGGGATCGTAGATCCCTTTGCCATGATAAGACCCTTCCCCCGAAAGGTCCATGTAGACATCCGACACTGCTGTCGTATAAGGATCTGAACCCACCCCATCAGTGAAAAGCCGCGAAAAAGTGGTAGCCGTGGCACTTGGCAGTGAAGTACTGACCCTGGGCTGGATAATAGTGTAACCGCTGGTTACGATACCTCTTTCCTCATCTATCCTTGGAGAATTCAGAGGGTGGGCCATGGTCTCCACCAACCGCCTTGCCGTGCCTCTTGCCAGCTGGGTATCCCTGTCAAGGGTGATGACATAACGGATGGGGGGAAGGCGGTCGGGATCGCCGAACCGGATAAAATCGATACCGTTCCTGGAAGGTTCACCGTTTAAAAGGCGATTCAGGTCCTCAAGTTTTCCACGCTTACGCTCCCATCCCATCCAGCAGTTTTCCGTAGGAGCCCATTCCCTGTCACGGTGAAACAGGTAAAATCGGTGTGGCCCGTATTTTTCATCCAGTTCCTTGATCCCGTCAATGGCCCAGTTCAGAAGCTTCTTATCATCAGGATGTACTTTCTCAGGAGCATCCTTGTGATCGGAGAAGAGGGAATAAACCAGGTTATTCTCGGGATTAGCCTGATAACGGATCTCCAGGTTCTCAAGATCCTCCCTGAGGTTTTTTCTGTCGGTCAGCAATATCGGGACCACCACCAAGGTGCGAAAACCGTCAGGGATCCCGGACTTTTCAAAGGACATCTTGGGCAGTTTGCGGGGAGGCAGAAGACGTGTAACCAGGTAGTTGCCTAGTTGAACGGCAAACTGGCTGGCCGGCAGGAGTCCAGCCAGAACAATAGCTGTTGTGATCCCCCACCCAACGTCTGCAAAAAGAGATGTCGTGAGCAGGAGTGATTCAACAGCTACAGTTATCAAACTTATCTGCCCCAGATAGATGAGAGTATGATTCTTATATATCCACTCCAACCTCCTCCTTCGGGGGTTTTCCGGTGTACCCAGGAATTTAAGCAGCTCCTTGCGGCCGTCACCGATGAGGTAATACCCCAGGCGGATCCTGGTTCTATCCATGACCACCTTGGCCATCTCTCCTGAGGCCATGCTCACAGCCGCCCGAGCCACGATCTCCTCCTCAAGGCTCCCGCTCCGGGCGATCTCCTCCACTGCGTGGCGATAGCGATCCTTTGTGTCGAATTCCATTTGGGGATAGACCCAGGAAGGGTCTTCCCGCAGTATCCCTTCCACACGGCTTTGCTTTTCGAAAATATCCCGCCAGTCGATCTGCCGGAGCCATCTGAGACTGGTGATCCCGTTACCGATAGAAACTTCGTCAGCTGCCTGGAGCGCCTTTTCCTCCAGGAGGAGGTTCTCAAGGGATCCTCCAAGTTTCCTTCCCAGCCAACCCTCCACAACGGCCAGAACCGATTCCTCGTCGTATAGGTGGTCCAAAAGCTGGAGCGCGAAATTTACACTGGGTGCCGATATATCCTCTGCCATATCCGAAAGGATGGTGAACATGAGATCCGGGTTCCGCCTTGCCGTTATCATGAGCCTGTTAGCCCAGTAATCGGCCAGTTCCCGTTCTCCAAGACGCACTTCCACCCTCTCGACAAGACGGGACAGGTCATCGATGAGGGCGATCCTCAGAAGGTGGGGGAGCGCCCACAGTTCACCGGAAGTGAGTACCGACACCGACTGGTAGGCCTCCAGGAAATCGAGGATGTTGTGCTGGTCCAACTGGCTATCGTTGTGAACGACCAACTCCATGGCAAGATCGTAAGCCTTGGGCTCCCCCTTTTGAGGCCCATCAGCCAGACCAGGAAGCTCCTGGTAAAATTTTACGGGCAGATTTTTCCGAACCTCATCGATGTGCCCGCGGATAATAAAGGTATTATCCAGGATCCACTCCGCGGAGGTGGTGATGCTCTGCTCCAGGTGAGAGGATTCTGATAAGGTCAGGTAAACTTCGTCAATGATCTTTTCACACTCGTCCAGGCCCCTGAGGAGAGCCGCTTTGCGCACGGTGCTTTTTGACACAACGTGTCCCTGGGCGAGCTTTCTGGCGTGTTCCTCTACCCTGCTGGCTGTAAGCAGATCCCACGAAGATCTTTCCCACACAGGCTTCGATTTGCTCTTCTTGCGACGGAAAACAAAGATGGAAGGCTGATCCTTGCTGATCTGCCTCAGGATCTTTATTGCCTTGCCGATGGTTACCGGAGTGGCCCGTATAATGATAGCCGTTTCATCTGTAACAAGCCTTCTGGCATGGCGTTCCAGTATGGACCGGTGAACCGTTAGCAGGAGGTTACGGACTACTATGGGGGCCAGGAGGGCTCCGATTCCTATCCCGACGTACAGGAAGATCAGGGCAGCCAGGATGGAGTAAAGAAAGGAAAAGTGACCGACAAACACAGCGGTTACTGCAAGGAATATCCCGACAAGCATTCCCAGCAATATCCTCTGGGCAGGGGATACATCATCGTAGACTATCAACCCGTTCTGCGTCCGGTGTATGAGGGCGGTCCTGCGAAGCCCTCTCTGCCTCAGCTCCTGGGGTATCTCCCGGGCATTCTCCAGACCAGGAAAGAACGCGACGAGAATAGCTCGATCTCTCATGCCAAAACCAACTTCATCACTTTAAAGCGACCTCCTTTATAATACCACCCGTTAAAAGAAAGTTGGGACCCGTTATGTCCTATGTGGAGATAAAGTTCCGTGTTCCAGATTACAGGAATCGCATCCCGAGGCATTAGTTCGAGGAATTGTCGTTGATCTGTCTGATTTCTGGCTACTGATAACTGTGTACCAAGTTCAATTAAAATCCTTCGCTTGTCCATCCCAATCCAGTTCCTTGAGCGCCTTGCGGTTCTCTTTGGAGAGGAGGGGTTTAGTGTGACCCTGGAACCAGCTGACAACCAGGGCACTGTGGCGGCCAGCCTTTTTATCAAGGGGGGTGGATTCAAAAAGAGCTGTCACCTTGTAGACCGGCAGGGAGGTCTGGTCAGCAGATTGATACTCGTACCGTCCCAGTAGTACGGAAGGGAAATCTCTTTTCCAGAGGACCTTCGCGGGGTATTCGCCCCAGAGAAGTTCGAGTTTGATCTCGTTTATCCGGTCCCCTTCGCTGAAGATCTTCGTGTAGGTTCCGTAGGTAAAACCAACATGGAGTTGGACTGCCATGATCCTCCTGCCGGATTTCAGCAGGACATCCAGGAGCGGTATTGGCATAGGAATGCGTTTTTTGGTTAAGAACATGAGGCAATAATAACAGGAAAGTGCGTGAAGCAGTAGCAGTAGAAGTATTAGCAGAAGGGGCAAGCCAATTGAAAAGAGGTGATTTCTTCAGAAAATTAACCGGCTCCAGTGCTCTGCATTCTCGATCTTTATCAATTATTCTAAATTCATTCCACCTCTGTGACAAGGACCATTGCTGCTCTTACTGCTCTTGCATAAAAAAAGCCCCGCCGGCTTACGCCGGCGGGGCTTTCAGGTGGTCTCTAAGCGAAGCTGCTTACAGAGCCGAGACGCTGCTTGCCTGGGGGCCCTTGGGGCCGTCCGTAACCTCGAAGGTCACTCTCTGGCCTTCTTCAAGGGTTTTGAAACCGTCGCCCGAGATAGCCGAGAAGTGCACGAATACGTCGGGACCCTCAGTCTGCTCGATGAATCCGAAACCTTTTGAATCGCTGAACCACTTTACTGTTCCTTCTGCCATTTTTCTACTCCTTGTGTTCTTTTGTAGTCCTTCGGAACAGCCCAGCAAGGTCCTTCGAAACAAACGGCCCTGGACGTAAAACCCAGGACCGATGATCATCATCCTTCAAGCTTTTCCGCACTTACTACAAAAACAATTAAATTGCTCATGGGGAAATTCCCAGAAGCAAACGGATTCATACACCCAATCCATGTTAATTGCAAGGGGATAATCAGCATTTCAGCAGAAAATAATAGAAAGAAAAAGTAACCTTAATGGCAGGAAGTAGTGGTAACAGGAAAGATCTTTATGTGTCTCCTGTTTTCCTGCTACTACTACTATTACTATTACCCGTTATTATTACCCCTCCTCCACGGGAAAAACATTGGCACTCGTTTCTTATAATCACGGTATTCTTCGCCGAACTCCTCAACAAGCTTTCTTTCCTCCAAAACTGTCCCAACAAACAGATATGCAGTCAGGACAGCGTTGGTTACCAAAACTGTTATGTCCAGAGGCCTGGCCCATAGGATGAGTATAGCCGCCATATACCATGGGTGTCGGATCACTCCAAGTATACCGGAGGTATCTATCCCACCAGTCTCAGTGAGGCCCTTTTTCGATTCGTTCTCCGTCGCCTGGCGGATACCCAGAAATTGCCACAGGTCATAGTGCTTACCGCCTGCATAAAAAAGGACAATGGCACCCATGACAAGGAACAACTGAACCGGACGCCACGCCCCGGACCAGGAGAAGAAAGGATCACCTCGAAGGGAATTGGAATAGATCAAAACAGGGGTCAGGGTCAAGATGGAGACAAGGTTGAAGAAAACCCTGTGAAAACGATAACGGTCCTTATACCTCTCTTTAAGACGCGAAACCACAACCCGGGATATAAGGAGGCTGTGCAGGGCACACCAGAGGGACCAGAGAAGTGCGAGATAGAATAATTTCAAATTTCATCCGCCATCGCTAACGCCCGCCGACCAGCTATGGCGGACAAGAATTTCAGATTTCAAAGTGAATTCCTAGTCGCCATCTCATAATCTGAAGGAGGAATAGGGAAGGAGGAAGGAAGAAAAAAACCTTAACCTTCGCCCACCATCTTTCTCCTTTCATCATTCTGCCAAATTTCAATAACATGATCTCACCCGATCTTCAAACTGGTCATGGAGACGGAGCGCAGATCAATGGATTTATTATAATATTCCAACGGTTCCGACAAATCCGAGGCACCCGGGACGGTGAACAGGGGCAGAAACTACCAGCGAAAGCAAAACCAGCAGGTACATTACTCTTATCATTGCTTCACATCCCGCACCCTTTTCACCCAGTAACATAAAATTACCATGGATAAAGGGCCCATATAGCAATATTTCTTACTTATTTGGTAAAGATACTGCGTTGTACGGAGTTGTCAAGGTGAGATGAGCGCGTTTAGACAGTTCTTGGTCATTTTTCTGCTAAACTGTAAGTACACTCTCACAACGTACTGATAGGGAGGTTTTTCATGGGGCTTTTTTATCGAACACCATTGCTAATACTTATACTAATACTAATACTTATCCCCACACTGTCCTCAGGATCCCAGGGTATGGTCACCATTGAAAGCAGGCACAGCGTACAGATAACCGCTGACCGCCTTGAACCCATATTAGAGGAGAAGGGGATGACCGTCTTCTCCAGGATCGACCACGCCGCCGGGGCAGCCGGGATAGGCGAGACCCTCAGGCCTGCGATTCTTTTCATCTTTGGAAACCCCAAGGTTGGCACTGCGCTCATGAAGTGCGGCCAGACGGCAGGGATCGATCTACCCCTCAAAATACTCATCTGGGAGGATGATTCGGGCCTGGTGAAACTGTCTTACAACGACCCCCGATATATTGCCGACCGCCACGGCATCAGCGACTGCGGACAGGTGCTGGAAAAGATGACCGGAGCGTTAAAGGCGTTTGCCGAAAAAGCATCAGAGTAAAAAATCGAACCCCCCGTTTCTGACTCCCCGGGGGGGTAAGAAACGGGGGGGCAAAGGGGGAAAGCATGGATTTGATCACAGGCACGTGGGAAGACAGGATTTACGATCCTGATGGTGAGGTCGTAAAATCGGATGTCATCATTCTAAGGCAAGTGGGTCAGGAGATAGCGGGGAACATCCGCAGGGAATTCCCCGTTACACAGGCGCACAGAAAATGGGAGATCAACGGGAAGGTGATCGGCAAGGATTTTATGGCCATTTTCTGGCCTGACAACCCGGAGATCACCAGTCACGGATGCTGGCATTTAAGGCGTGAAAGCGAATCCCCGGATTACCATAAACAATGACCAGGTCAGGATCGTACTCACAGCGCCCGAGGACCGAAAGCCAGATCTGCTCAACCGCTCCCATCTCTTGCCTGGGATAGACAGCCTCCATCCTTTTGGCCACTTCAGGGTCGTCCTGATAAAAATCGCCCACAGTGTTATCGAGAAATCCATCAGGTTTAATGTGCCCTGCCGCCACGGATGCCAGGGGACAGGCGTGGTCCGCGCTATCGAATAAAAGGGTCCATCCAAAAGTTCGGGCTATATTCAAGCCCTGGCAAACGGCCACCGGGTGACCAAAATCAGCCCCCGGGCGGCTGTGCCTCTGATGGAGTTCCTCCCCTTTTTTTGCCAGCCTCACCGCCACGGGGAAGGTGGCGGGTTTTGCGTTGTCATGAATCGCCTCGTTTAGATTTTTCAGAATGTCCTTCACTTTGACCTCCTGGAAACTGATTCCAGATCCCAAATTCCAGAATTAGACGCTTTTTATATCAGACACCAAACAATCGTTCCAGACAGCTATCGTTCTTT of the bacterium genome contains:
- a CDS encoding glucoamylase family protein, with amino-acid sequence MRDRAILVAFFPGLENAREIPQELRQRGLRRTALIHRTQNGLIVYDDVSPAQRILLGMLVGIFLAVTAVFVGHFSFLYSILAALIFLYVGIGIGALLAPIVVRNLLLTVHRSILERHARRLVTDETAIIIRATPVTIGKAIKILRQISKDQPSIFVFRRKKSKSKPVWERSSWDLLTASRVEEHARKLAQGHVVSKSTVRKAALLRGLDECEKIIDEVYLTLSESSHLEQSITTSAEWILDNTFIIRGHIDEVRKNLPVKFYQELPGLADGPQKGEPKAYDLAMELVVHNDSQLDQHNILDFLEAYQSVSVLTSGELWALPHLLRIALIDDLSRLVERVEVRLGERELADYWANRLMITARRNPDLMFTILSDMAEDISAPSVNFALQLLDHLYDEESVLAVVEGWLGRKLGGSLENLLLEEKALQAADEVSIGNGITSLRWLRQIDWRDIFEKQSRVEGILREDPSWVYPQMEFDTKDRYRHAVEEIARSGSLEEEIVARAAVSMASGEMAKVVMDRTRIRLGYYLIGDGRKELLKFLGTPENPRRRRLEWIYKNHTLIYLGQISLITVAVESLLLTTSLFADVGWGITTAIVLAGLLPASQFAVQLGNYLVTRLLPPRKLPKMSFEKSGIPDGFRTLVVVPILLTDRKNLREDLENLEIRYQANPENNLVYSLFSDHKDAPEKVHPDDKKLLNWAIDGIKELDEKYGPHRFYLFHRDREWAPTENCWMGWERKRGKLEDLNRLLNGEPSRNGIDFIRFGDPDRLPPIRYVITLDRDTQLARGTARRLVETMAHPLNSPRIDEERGIVTSGYTIIQPRVSTSLPSATATTFSRLFTDGVGSDPYTTAVSDVYMDLSGEGSYHGKGIYDPRAFHKVLTGRFPDARLLSHDLVEGAYTRVGLASDIELFDDFPGDYISYSTREHRWICGDWQIARWAFSRVLSGKRKTVHNPLTLLNRWKIFDNLRRSLVSLSSILLLGIAWMSSPILGAAAGLLVIFVQFSGCLAVLTSWVTSKKEVRRTALSNFSHDLQRGWAESALMLHRTGIAIDAIIRVFYRLMISRKNLLQWTTAQAAADPSRERNRSMRIQIASGTVLALVLGTLSFIVGPWNFISSAPFIFAWLGAPLILWRYKKDRVVPGSSLNPGEEMRLREIGRRTWRTFDDFVGPETNWLPSDNYQLSHVGELAPRTSPTNIGLYMLSVLGARDFGYITGEESLGRITHTVSTLEKLIKYEGHLLNWYNLLSLDPLVPRYVSTVDSGNLLACFWTLEHGIEALSDEPILGPVAFKGLADTVRVLLSSMETAKIGGEMRRDAKALENLLTVEPEDLKASLDRLRRARKPIDRLALSLKQMKGEAPAEIIADPGVIDPVNEVVYWAVRVQDQLAAWLEIADTYLGWVTELFDLSIDDLKLLFGEDGGKRLKTLSVAPSMRQLAAEKMPFFEGLEKGPEGSKGEMIKHLKDLLAPVVWQAWEALERADNLVQRIRDLGQQMNFRFLYDTRKRLFHIGFNINDQKLDSSNYDMLASESRLASFVAIAKGDVPSKHWYALARPYSTLGRRKVLLSWSGTMFEYLMPLLMQKTYENSLLDQACREAVLVQMRYGQQRGVPWGISESAYADLDSSRIYQYKAFGVPGLGLKRGLEGDLVVAPYATLLALQIEPRIALANLERLEKYGLFGDYGFYESIDFSRRRIRKGEQGVIVRTFMAHHQAMGFLALDNLLNKRIMQERFHSDVRVKASEPLLYERIPLKPPVYSIPRTERDPSGAIPAEIYPAESKFNTPHTLRPKTQLLSNGDYSILVTAAGGGWSRWNGLDITRWRADTTRDNWGTFCYIRNTKSDKRWGTSWHPVGGRPDNYVVSMTLDRIEIRRSDRGIETETEIIVCPEDDAEIRRVTLINRSGKTIPLEVTSFAELSLAPHGADVMHPAFHKLFVRTEAIEEEGYLLAQRRTRDPEDQPVWAGHSMIFESAIEGPFLYETDRRSFIGRGRGLADPEAIGGELSGNTGMVLDPIFSIRRNLTLKAGQRVSFTLFLCAAETRDKVLDMLRKYSGRAVVARELELAWRSAQLELRHLRIQPEEARRFQHIASYLIFPSAKLRTTEDRIVQNRLGQSRLWAYGISGDLPIIAITIGDARDIGLVAEALHAHTYWRRHGLKADLVIINEESTSYEQPLYSQLLRLISGLTPYTGMDQPGGVFLRNMDQIPQEDLNLILAVAQIALVAARGPLVQQLGAPTVLHGLPLKEIPERVPKETPPAALHHMDLDFDNGYGGFSEDGKEYVITLRHGITPMPWVNVMSNPSFGTMVSETGSGFTWYGNSQRNRLTGWSNDPVSDPPGDAIYIRDEESGQFWTPTLLPVREDGPYRIRHGSGYTVFEHNSHGIEQELTVLVPMDSEGGDPVRIQSLRLRNDSNRRRLLSVTFFLEWVLGDHRENTQMHIVTNWDKIARTMTARNRYHPEYGDRVAFAAVRPYPDSCTGDRTEFIGRNRGLVSPEAMRRVSLSGHTGAGLDPCSAIQTMIEIEPGRSTEVVCLLGQAADYDEARTLVTRYGHGVAVGETLETTRQWWDNAVGRLEVATPVNEINILLNRWLTCQTLSCRLWGRSAFYQSGGAFGFRDQLQDVLSLLYTDPGLARKHILLAASRQFREGDVQHWWHPPTGAGIRSRCSDDLLWLPYAVAEYVRFTGDTEVLSERLSFIEGDLLGKDEMEIFQVPVQSLEQDTLYEHCRRAVEKGSTTGERGLPLIGSGDWNDGMNRVGVNGVGESVWLAWFLCDVLKRFAGLTEIMGNDQMAAGYREHARGIAAAVEEHAWDGKWYRRAWYDDGTVIGSSECEEAAIDSISQSWAVISGAGDPDRAFTGLNSAWKNLVLEDEKMALLLSPPFDRGEKDPGYIKGYPPGVRENGGQYTHASMWLAKALAMAGDGERAVRLLTWLNPVQHTLDPESALKYRTEPYSVAADVSRLDGHVGQGGWTWYTGAAGWMYRVWMEDILGLKVMGDRLVIDPSIPADWDRFTARYNRGTALYEIEVTNPGKVNRGVVSVEMDGKLLEDGVVPLAPDQPAAEAKVKHKVKVVMGKKM
- a CDS encoding cold-shock protein, which produces MAEGTVKWFSDSKGFGFIEQTEGPDVFVHFSAISGDGFKTLEEGQRVTFEVTDGPKGPQASSVSAL
- a CDS encoding isoprenylcysteine carboxylmethyltransferase family protein; its protein translation is MKLFYLALLWSLWCALHSLLISRVVVSRLKERYKDRYRFHRVFFNLVSILTLTPVLIYSNSLRGDPFFSWSGAWRPVQLFLVMGAIVLFYAGGKHYDLWQFLGIRQATENESKKGLTETGGIDTSGILGVIRHPWYMAAILILWARPLDITVLVTNAVLTAYLFVGTVLEERKLVEEFGEEYRDYKKRVPMFFPWRRGNNNG
- a CDS encoding DUF302 domain-containing protein, which produces MVTIESRHSVQITADRLEPILEEKGMTVFSRIDHAAGAAGIGETLRPAILFIFGNPKVGTALMKCGQTAGIDLPLKILIWEDDSGLVKLSYNDPRYIADRHGISDCGQVLEKMTGALKAFAEKASE
- a CDS encoding DUF169 domain-containing protein; the protein is MKDILKNLNEAIHDNAKPATFPVAVRLAKKGEELHQRHSRPGADFGHPVAVCQGLNIARTFGWTLLFDSADHACPLASVAAGHIKPDGFLDNTVGDFYQDDPEVAKRMEAVYPRQEMGAVEQIWLSVLGRCEYDPDLVIVYGNPGIRFHALNASIRDW